The nucleotide window AGATGGTATATGTCTGCCGGTAGGCCCAGATTAGCATCTGAACTTCGCTGATATGCCGAAACTGCAAGTTTTCCCTGATCGATCTGAAACTGGATTAATGACAAACATGGCTGCTGGTTGCTTTCGGTATCATTCCTTCCCAAGAACAGAACATAATTTTTACTGTTGCGTTTTTCTTTATTAATCTTTTTAATCAAATCCGGCAGCTGTTCAAAGTATGTAGGATAACTATTAACCAATATCGGCCCACAATAGTCCCACCACGTAATTCCAGCATCCCTATATCGCTCCGTTAGCCGTTCGCCGGACTGGAATAAATCCAGTTCAGTTTTAAGCTTATTTCGGGCTATTCCGTGGCCCTCAAAGATTTCAAGCAAATCACCGGGCTTCAGTGTTAACTGCTCATTTAGCAGGTATGTGATACTTCCTTTTTTGTTTTCCTGTACTTTTCCTTTGGAAAGGATCTTGTCTAAAATTTTGTGGTACTTATTCATTTAGGTTTTAAATTAGTTTTATATTTGTTGCTCTCACATCTTTACATAAAAAAGCACGAAGCATCAGAAGACTTTAGTCCTCCGTAGCTTCGTGCTAATGTTTAAAAGATGTGAGAGTTTTTTAAAAGCGGAGGACGTTTTTTATTCCTCCTTACCGGTTATTACCCCAGTTGAAAATGTGGTGGATCATACGGTGACTTCCAGTCGCCGCCCCACGTAATCCGAATACCTAATTTCTTTGCTGTAGCCTTTATGTGATCAGCTATCAGCTTTAGATTCTTAATGGTGTCTTTGTGATGCACTTGCACCTGACCTGAAAAGAACGGATATAAGTCCACAGCCTGACCCAAACCATCTTTCTTACCATCTGCCTCATCCTGATGATTTGAAAGCCTTTTAACCCCGTCTACGTTCGTCACCTTAATGCCAGGCCTTGTCCGGCCCTGCGCATAAAGTGATTTTTGCCTTTCGGTGTCTCTTAAGCCCTCGGTAATGGTGAAGTCCACTGGACTGTCTGTAATTGCGGCTTTCATTACTTTCACTAAATTGGGATGCACGCCTTCAAGATTGTCCAGGCTTCTTTTGCTTAATTTGTATTTCATGGTTTAAAGTATGTTTTGATTAGAAACTTTGCTGTTACATAACCAATTATGGAAAGAAGCCCGCACCACACATAGGACATAATGCTGTTGCGTTCGGTTTCAGCGTCTTTCTTTAGTGCTTGTTGGAGCGCTGATAGCTGTTTAGAATAATTGGTTTCACTATTAGCGGCAAACTGGGATTTAAGAGCTCTATTTTCGGACGTAAGTGATTCAATACGGGATTTCAGCGAACTGTTTTCTTTTTCGAGTTCAGCTGAAGAACTATAATCTAAATCAGTGTTGTCATTAACCGGCACTTCCGTTTGATTTCCCTGTGCATCGGTAAACTTCAGAAAGCGTATTTCACCCCCATCAGTACATTTACCGTTGTTTTTTAACGAAAGATTCTGAGCGAAAATCGCTGCACTCCTGTTTGTTATTTGATCTATAGTCTGAACTGTAGAATCTTTCTTTGAAGTTGTGGCCATAACTTCCGTTACGGATGAAGTAGCACTGGAACCGGTTTCCTTTTGTTGGATTTCAGTCTTTGTTTTCTCCCTGTTTTTTTGCCTTTTAGTCGCGCAGGACGCAACCATCAGGCACATTAAAATGATCAATAGATTCTTCATGGTTATGTTTGTTTAAAATGTAAATTTTGTGTGCATGCTGGCATCGTAGAAGTAATAATTACCCGCATTTACGACGTACAGGGTTACTTTCTCTTTAGGTTCAATTACGTAGGCATCTAAATCCTCAATTTTAACCAGGCATTGGCCACCTGTGTCGTTTATAAGCACAATACGCTGACCGTCCTGTAAATTGTACAGATCAAAATGACCGGATGAAATCATTAGGTGTACAAGCTTATGAGGGGTATCCGTGCCTATGAATGAACTTCCGGATATGTCAGCAAAGAAGTCCTGCATTCTCAAAGTGCCACCGTCGTTAACCACGTCTACAGTTGCAGAAGCAATATTTCCATTGCTTAACAGCACTTTGTCCCGGCTGTTGTGAGCGGTGTGTACAAAACCCTGTGTTGCAGCAATGGCACCATGAACCAGAGCCTTGTAAATACTGGTGTTGTATCCACCTATGCCAACGTTTCCAGTGTATTTTCCGACTGTAATTCCATTAGCCGAATAACCGCCGTCTGCACTGCCGTAATGATAATAGTCGCCCAGAACCCCTACAACCAAATAATCCGTACTGTAATCAAAGAGGCCAGATTCAGAACCGTACGCGCCGTCTCCGATACCTAAGCCATTGCCTGTATTGTAATCGAATGCCTGACCATTGTTGCGGATACTGTCTGCAACGATGGCGTTCCAATCGGATACGTGACCGCCTGTAATGCCGTCCAGAACTGTTTTGTTGGCGTGGGTGTGTGCTAAGCCGGATAACTCTGATAGCACACCTTGTAGGCCTGTTATATCGCTTATGTTGTGGGTGTGATTTTGCAGCTGCCAAAGGTTAACCGCATGTCCTGACAATGTACCATTTGGAACAACAGGACTACTGTCAAAATTCTTGGTGTCATAAATGGTCTGGACACTGTTAAGGCCGACAAATAAATTAAGTGCTTCAGATTTTGTGTAGTAGTTTCCGAAATTTATAGTTGGCTTATTCTTAATAAAATTAAGTGCTAAGGGGTTCGTCTGATTCCAGTCAGATACGAAGTTCTCAGGCGCGGGTGACCAATCACTTACTATATCTGATATTTCTAACTGAAAGTTCGTAGCTATGATTTCTCCACTATCAATATTTTGAACATATGCCACAAAAAAGGAGAATGAAGCAATATCTTCGTTTAAGGTTTTAAATGTCTTAGATAATCTTTCGTTCCTGTCTGCCGTGTCAGTAACCTGAATAGTAACATACTGAGTTACACCATCAGTATACAATATTGCCAACTCAAAAAAGAACCTATGATTCACATTAGGGTTAGTTCCCCATACTACATCTTTGGAATAATAATCACATGATAAAGTCAGTGATTTATTTCTTACTTTGGTTTTAGGGAAATCACTGGATACGGCGAAGTAAACTACATTAGTGGTCGTTACAACCTCTTGGGAATTCAAAATATAGTTTCTACCACCTACTTTAATGTTATTTATTTTGCTGAGTACAAAATCATCACGTCTAAAATCAGCAGGCTGCTTTTGATGCTCCTTTATAAGTCCTGTTACATTAATGTCAAATTGTATATTCCAGTTTTCCCATTCGTAAATTGCTGAAGGAAAACTATCATCCATCATAACATCGGTGATAGATACTTTCGGATAAGATGTCTTAACATCAATGTTTATGTAATATAGACCATTTCCATCCTTTAAGAATTCCACTTTGTTTATTCTCGTAGAATCTCCAGCAATCCAAGTTATTTCGGGAAAATGATACCCGTCGTTATACCTGTAATTACTAATAAAAAACTCGAAGTATTCTTTGCCTATATTTCCATTATAGTAACTCCAAATTTTAACCTTGAAGCCTCCCATCCCATGATAAGGCACTTTCAACAGAATACTGTTTCTGTCAAATGGTACATAGCTGCTTGCTACTACCACTCCATAATTAGGATTAAAAATAGACTGATGGGATTTAACACTATTTGCTATTAGACTTCTTGACGCTAAATCAAGATTTTTAGTTGCTCCAACATATGGAACCACCCCGATATCACCGGCAATCTCCGCCGCTGTTCTTTTGGAAAGCTTCTTAGTAACGGGGTCCCATACCACTACGGACCCCGCGTTGCTACCCATGGTTTTCACGATTATTTCACCTTCTACAGCGATTGAGTTATTAAAATATTCCGGCGCCATTATTAATCTATTCTTGCAGTAATTGTGATTCTGTATTCATTCACGCTCAGTGGGGCGTAAACGTCCACTTTTACAGTGTTAGCCGTTGGGGTTTTGGTTGCACAGTGTATTTTAGTATTGTCGGTATTCCTGAAAACCACAGCGTCCAGATTCATGGTTCCGAAGTTGTGCGTGAACGTAAAACTTGTAGAACTGCCATCGCCAAAGTTGAAGGTGCTGGAACGAACCTTTGCGTCCAGAACTGCCTTTGTTGATTTGGGTGTCATTGCTTTTTCTGCGTTGGTACCGGCAATTGCTTCCGCATTGGTTGCGAGCTGTAAAATACCTTTCACCAGTTCCGTTGCAGCTACAATGTCCTCAATGTTTTTGTTTACTACTTGATAGTTTGCCGGGCTATTCGATGCATTATCAATTTTCGCAATGATCATATCACCAGCTGAAACTGCATCAGCACCCACAAAACCCGGCTGAGATACCACCCAGGTCATACCTTGCTTTATTGTTGCTGAAGATACTGGCAGCGGTGCCGTCATTGCTCCCTGTGTAGCAGCGGGAATGTAATTGGTAGCCTGCCAAACGAGTGCACCTGTAAGCCCCTGCGAAATATAGCTTTCCACATAATCTTTTATCTTATTGGAAGACCAGGTGAAAGTGCCGGACTGTATGGCATCATTCAAAAAGATGCTTACAATATCGGCGTTGGTAAGCATTCTGGAACCTACAGCCGTTGGGTGTCCTGAATCGTTAAAAGAAAGTTGGGAAAGGATTTCCAGACCAGAAGTCTTGGCCACTGAAAACGGATTAGTCGCAAGCGGAAAATTTGGGTGCGTATAAATGTGACCTAAATTGATCCACTGGCTGCCGTTCCAGTGCTGTATTGTATCATTCACGTCTACCAACCAACCGGCAGGAACGCCAACAGTTGAAGGAAAATCTGTAAATTTCTGTAGCCTGAACCTTCTGGCTTCTCCAAAGTAATGTTCAACGTGACCGTTCAGGTCAATAATCGGATAATCTGACATTTTAAATGTTTATTTTGGTTATTAGCACGTGTGCCGGATTTTGTAAGTCTTCTAAAAAATTAATTTGTACATGCGTATTGGTCACGTAATCTTCACACAGCATACTTTTGCCGGTCACGCTGTCCCGGACCTGCACGATCAGTTTATTGGTTCCGAAAGCATGTGCAAACTGTGACGATCCATTAATTGTTTTCACCATGTCATTGTCTACATCTTTGAGATCCTGCACCGTCTGAGCAATAATTACATTGAAAGCCTGCTGAGTTTCCGGATTGCCCAGTTCCGGATATTCATCCCTCAGACTGATTTTATCATCAGTGGTATTACCCATGATAATTTCTTCCAGATCATCAATCTGCTGCCGGTTTTCCTTAATGTAGTTTACGATCTCCTGAAGTTCGTCCAGGTTAAGATCGTTTGACATCAGGGCCTGCCTAATTTCCTGAATCATATTACCCCACTCGGTGTAGGCCTGGTTCACAGTGGCAAAGAATGCGGTGATTTGTTCCTTATCATACACATTGCCGTCATCAGCTTCCGGATCGCTGTCAATAGTGGCCATGTAGGTAATTCCCAGTTTATCCTTCCAACGCAGCGCATGTTCTGCAGTTATGTTTTCTGCATCCCTCTTGGCCAAAACATTAGCGTGCGCATCAGCATCATTAATATGCAAATTCAATGTTTGCGAGGAGGCAAGCCCCTGGAACATATTAGCTAATCCCTCTACTTTACTAATGGGAATAGTATCATCCCTGTGAAAAAAGCTTGAAAATGTGGCCTGAAACTGGGCCTGTGTCGGAAAGTCGCCGGTCTCAAACCAGGAGAATATCGTATTTAAAGGTGTGCTCATGTTAAGGTAAATCAGGTTCTATGAAATTCACAATACGGCCGGGGTTCAGTACGTCCATAGGGGTACCGCTTCCCATATTTGCAGTGGTTTTATTTCGGCGGGTAAACTTGTTATTACCCCCATCGAAACCGCCGCCCATCCAGTCCGGTGTGCCGGGTTCTACATCTTCATAGGAAAGTCCTACAGCCGGTAGATTAACCTTTGCAATCGTTTTGGTTTTGGTACCGATCGTATTGCCCAGGTTGGCAAAAGTGGTGTCGTTAGGATCACGGCCAAAGATGGTTTTACCACGCAGATCAATGCATTCTTTCCAACCTGTCGGTATATCGGCTGCCGGCTTTCTCCAGGGCCATACAATGCCGCCGTTAATGATTGGGGCCGTCTTTATTGCCAGAAGGTTTATTTGTTCCTGTAAAGCGGCAATTTGCGCCTGTGTGGCATAGTCCTGCATTTCCTTCAGGGTCTTCAGCCGTGTAAAATCGGCCCAATTATACAGGTTAGGAGCAACTGAGTTACCGAAGCGCACCGTCCGGATTTCAATCAGCGTTTTGCTGGTTTGATCCTGGAACACTTTAGGCACTTCCTGAGTGTTTATAAAAACCGTTGCAGTGGCCAAACCACCTTCAAAGTAGTACAGTTTGCCGTCAATGGCCACAATGCCGGGGCTGACATTGGAACCGTTCACTACGCACCCGGATAGGATGGTAAGATGTCCGGCCAGATCGCCCAGAACTTCAAATATTCCGTATGCCTCTTCAATCAGGGCCATCAGGTCATTTGTAAGCGGCATACCGCCAGTTTGCAGGAATTTAAAAGAAAGCTTCATGGTTAAATTATCACTATTTCGTAACGCTTTGAAGGCAGGATATAAAAATCAATTTCAGCGCGTAACTGGTAAAGGTTAATATTGGTATTTGGTATTTCAACAATAAAGTCAAACTCACTGGTCAGCTCTGCCTCAGTTCGCAGATAGAGGGGATTATCACTTAACCACTGGGTCTTTGTATAGGCTGCATCGTCTTCAGCCTCTGTGTACAGATAAACCCCTTCATACTGCACCGCGTTCACAATCCGGATTCTGCGTTCTATAGGATCAAAAGCGTTGTTTAACCTTTGCTGAACCGAAAACTTTTGGTAATTGTGGTTCATCCGGATCAGGTTCTGTTTCCTGTTTCGCAAAAAGTTTATGTAAAGTTCTGCCAGGGGTTCACAGAACGCAAACAGAAGTGCTGTAAATAGATTCCCGCGCAAAAACGGTGGTGTGAGCAGTAGTGCGTATTTCCGGACGTCAAATTGATATATATTCATCACAGTATGTATTCTAATCCGGTCCAGTCTTCCTGTTGGGTAACGTCATCAATTAGGGTAAATCGGCCACTTTTAGGGATACTGCTAATCTGTACGGGCTGTAGAAGACCGTAACCCACACCTGGTTCGATCCATTTGGTTGAAACCTGTAGATTTTGCAAATCCTTCACACCTTCAGCAGCCATAACAGCCGCTTCAAGTTTCTGCACGGACAATTCACCATTAAATGGAAGGTTCTTCAGGAACTTGTGTATTGCTTCTTTCACAGGTTCGGCACCTGTCAGTATGCTCATGCCGTTGGATAGCAAAACCAATGGATCATAAACTATTCGGAAATTGATCTTCAGGATATCCGGTTTATAATTTACAATCACAATATGATCACCGGCCGCCTGCGTTTCTTCAATGTATTCAGCGAACGCAGTCATCTGGTCATTTGTGAATATGTCATCACCATTTTCGGGTGCGATTTTCATACTTATTTTGGACGCACCGTCTACTTTAGTTACAGCTGCGTACTTTATAATTTTAGAGGCCTGTACCTGATCAGGTGTTGCGGTAATCCATTGATTGCTTCCGGGTTCAAAATAGTCCGGGCGGAACTGATCTGTTTCATCCACTAAATCAAAACCGTATTGAAACCTCAAAGCCAGGTTACGGTACCATCTGAGTCCGGGAACTTTTTGTTGACTGATCATTTCGGCTGTTTCAGCCTTATGCACGTCAAATATGCTTTCCAGCGTCCATACAATACGCGCAATTACGTCGAAAAACACAGATTCAAACGAGACAATGGAAAACTGATCATTGAAATCCTGCGCAGGATCTAATGCATATAATTGCTGCACAGAACTGTTGGCCACAAAAGCGGCACTGATACTGTTTTTAATTTCTGTTACTGTTCTGGCCATTTAGCTTATTTTAAATGTGGATCCAATACTCATAAATCCGATTCCCTTTTGTTGTGAACCTGGGTGCAATGTACTCCTCAATGCCGTTGCCGGTCTGTTATTTCTCAGCGCAATACCGTCGGTAACTTTTACTAAAGTGTTGACCTGAAGGTCTTCTGTAAGCGATCTGTTGTTTAACAATGCCGCGCTTATAATCTCTTCAAAGGATCCGGTTTGCTGAGCCACAACATCCAAAAAGCTTTGCCCCTGCTGCGCTCTATTCATATTCTGCATTTATTGAAAATGTTTCCAGGTTATATAATTCCAGATGCCTGACATTAAGCCCATCCTGTGCAAAGTGCTGCTTTATCGCGTGGCGGTACTTTAATAGATCTTCATCCAGCAGCGCGGAACGCAAACCGACACCCAAACCGAAATCAAACTTATAATCACCCGGTTCGGCAATCAGCAGGCAAGCCATATTCTGCTCTATAGTAGGTCCAACTACAAATCCGCTCATGATCTTACCGGCTGCATCCTTCTGCACCCTTATTTCAAGATCGTACACATCACCGCCCCGGTACTGGATTCCTGTTGCTTTACTTTTCATTACTCCAACTTACCGTTAAAGGATCCTTGCACGGGGCCATTCGGTGCACTGAGACCGTTGATGTATTTGATAGTGGCATTCTTTAGCCAATTTTCAATAACATCCACAAGACGGTTCGCAAACTCTTCAGTCGAATTATTTTCACGCGTCAGCATTTCTTCCAGAATCAATTTTATTTCTGCTTTTGCTGCTGCTTTCGTACTGCTTAAACTCATTTTAAAATCGTTTTAAATTCGGTTTCAAACTGCATCACCTTTGCGAGTGTATCCGGCAGCGGGGTGCCTGATGGTCCGGCTGGCGTAAACACTTTCAATGTCTTCAGAATATCTGTCAGCTGTTCAAAAAGCGTTTTAAGACTTGTGGTCTCATTCTTCACCTTTACTTTGCCACTGGCACTGTCAATCTCTACCTGTAGCCCATTTTCATTGAAAATGATTCTTTCGGCAACATCACATTTTATTACGGTCAGGTTTCCTATGGTTCCGTCAGTGCTCAGCATCAGAACCCGGCTTCCAACTTTCGGGACAATTAGTAAATTATCTTTTCCGTCCACGGTCACTCTGAGCCGTATATCTGATATCTCGAAACCGTCAATTGATACCGAACAGGTATCACCATTTACAGCTTTTACAATACCATCAATCGGAAGGTTTGGCCTTGCAGCCACAATCTTTCGTAAATTATCTTTCAGCTGCGCAATCTTATCTGCACTCATTATTTGCTCAATTTTATTCCGGGTGTTACGGTTCTTACACCACCGGCCTCACTGAAAGACGTTATGACACTTTCACAATAGTACCGGCCATCCTTGTAAGGATAATCATCATCATATATTCCTATTGTGTAACTGGGTTCCACATACGGGATGAGCCAGGCATTAAAAGAACCTTCATATCCGGGAGCCATTTTGTTTTTATATTCCGTGTTTGCGATTATCTTAATCGCAGCAGCTGACATTCTGCCCATCTTTCTGGTAATCTTTTCGCCGCCTGTGGTTCCTACAGTGGTACTGATGGTTTTGCCATCCAGTCCCACGCTTTCCACTGTTACTTCTACTTTTCTGTCTTCAGCAGATTTGTATTCCAGCGAACTGGTTTCAATATTGTGCTGCATGCTATAATCCGCTTCACCTCCTTTTCTGGTATAAGCCGGATGAATGTGCAGTTCTTTGTTCCGCATATCAAAATAGATATCAGCACCCGTTTCCTCCTGAAGCTTTGCCAACACATCAAAGCCGGTAGCCTGGTAAATGGTGAACTTATCATACGGAATGTCGTAATCACAAACTACCTTATAACTTTTGTCAATCTGATCTACCAGATACTGCGCAATCTGCTTTACTGTAGCTGGTTTGAATTCTTTATTTGGAACGCCTTTTCTGAAGAGGAATAAACCATCTTCACAGTGGATCTGTATTGCGCTGTCATTGGTGGTAATCTCCTTTACAAACCCTATAAATTCAGTTTCCAGATCTGCATCATAACCCAGCCGGATGTTTACCTGGTCACCACGGCCGATAGATTGCTGAACATTCAGAACCTTGTTCATATCCGCCTCAGGCAGAATAATTGTTGCGTAATCCGCCAGGTTCTTCACACTTTTTTCTATTGTGCATTCAGCAAGAATGCCCAGGCCCCAGGTTCCGGACTTGTTTTTAAAAGTAATATTCCAGTTTAGTTGATACATGGCTTTAAACTTCAGGTGCACCACCTACAGGCATTCCAACTTCCAGAACTCCTGTTTTTCTTTTATAGATTAGGTTGTAAGGAAAATCACTTACTGCCTTTAT belongs to Chryseobacterium sp. and includes:
- a CDS encoding thymidylate synthase; this translates as MNKYHKILDKILSKGKVQENKKGSITYLLNEQLTLKPGDLLEIFEGHGIARNKLKTELDLFQSGERLTERYRDAGITWWDYCGPILVNSYPTYFEQLPDLIKKINKEKRNSKNYVLFLGRNDTESNQQPCLSLIQFQIDQGKLAVSAYQRSSDANLGLPADIYHLYLISRQINVPLKSITLFLGNVHVYENNREGTIKLLAGEPVKFALNVN
- a CDS encoding M15 family metallopeptidase, which gives rise to MKYKLSKRSLDNLEGVHPNLVKVMKAAITDSPVDFTITEGLRDTERQKSLYAQGRTRPGIKVTNVDGVKRLSNHQDEADGKKDGLGQAVDLYPFFSGQVQVHHKDTIKNLKLIADHIKATAKKLGIRITWGGDWKSPYDPPHFQLG